AGACACGACATCCGATAGAGGGCGACACGATAGTTTATCAAGAATCAGTGTGACTAGTGGAAAAGGAGAGGATGAAACTCTTTAAGgggtaattattaaataaattcttgataattaaaacatttctttattatttttcttaacatttttgttttaaatacgatattaattcattttcagTGAGGAAATGTTGTTTTCCCTCAATTAAATTGTTCAATTCGAATAATGGGGGATTTTCGGTGATTTTCTGGCCTAAAACAACGATGAAAGGATATCCCACTTGTTTGGCTTCTAAAAATCGTCTTCCAATTGTCATTTGAACACGATCATCAATTAAAACATCGTTTTTTAATGTTGCGATGTCTTCGaggttttttgaaagattttcGATTGATATTGAAGaagatttttcttctttacttccaaactaaaaaagaaataggttatgtttactatAAATTCAAGAATAGCATTGTGTACATTAGCTACTTTACACGCAGAAACGTGTAATTGCTCTTCTTCTaaacaactttgttatttGATAGAgaggaaaactatagaagtatatctatcttatcgaaaatGTTCTGCTCTTTTTTGGCtttaagacattatatggacacttttttttacagagaatttgatgacgtagtcaaaaaaaatttttcggttttagatttctagatatgacaattttcgtttttttaaattgaaacaatcactgattacaaaaatatacgGTTTTATAGgtctatttattattgttttagaataaagctaaaaataaactaaagtgtcatcaaagaaattaaatttacagtttcctgtaaattacggtactgtaactaaaaattattctactaaaaatttatataaaatttactttattttctaatatgtaacattctaacatgttaaacgttaattttcgtaatccatcataaaaaacaggatttttaatttgacacttcagaaaatttttgattacaaatgttgctatgcttatttgaattaaaaatatatatataagtgccatctatcaataacttattaagtcatttaataatattaaatatttttttttactttttagctataatttacaggaaactgtaaatttaatttctttgacaactcaaaaaaaagtttatttttagctttattctaaaacaataagaaatagacctgtcaaaccctatattttcttcttagtttatgttaataatgtaaattcttgcataaatatatataagaatttcgaatttcccgctaagttggtacatctaacatggcgacctttctggcttcatttttatatataagacctcaatgaTTCTATCTAACGCCAGGCAATTAGTCGTTATACATCAGCCCCAGGGATCTTTGATAGGAGAACTTGGGACTGATTGTATGTCGAAATCCCACCGTAAGATGGCATTACGTCTatactgaaataatttaattaaaccaataattttattattaatagtgggAATGATGAGAGAcagcaataacaattattaccagtatcatgcttttaatataaaaagtataGATTCCAATTcgtgttatattttaaaatttgaagtttgttcagaatgacagatgaaaacgtcattttaaagtgatttttcggtaagagtataataaagtggtatgattaaataattatgtagattataattgacattatagCTTTGTTTCAGCTAACGTTATAACTGGTTGGAAGCTCGTCAGATGTCATATGATGCAGTGAAATTCAAATGAGGCGGCATTATTTGACAGGTGTAATTTCCATAGGTAATTGCATCTGAGGAATTCCTATCCAGTCGAAACGCTAATTTCCGAACAGTTATTCTGTGGTTGgagcttttatatataaacccaaTCCAACCTGTATTCTAGTGGTTCGGTTCTTAACttaataattccaaaatatccccaacagatggcgccacaCGTGTTCAATTTTTAGtacgaaatttttatttagagaGTTGCATTTCTACGAAGTTATTTTCTATGTTATGGATTGAAAGCCTATAAAACAAGGTTTTCCtccgaaaatatgttgtaatctcaacaagtttagtgaaaataactttacttttaagtttatcagttttattttgtgcgtggctttaaattaaacaatttgaggttaggatttaatgtgatttttcggtaagtaccacacttttccgcacttttttttattaacgcCGTTTTTTGGGGTCATTCcctatcgattaaaaaaaaaccatcGATTTTAGGCACGTTCACCAGAGAATTTGGTTTAAGTTAGCAAACGCAAACGCAAAAAGTATGGTTTCATAACGACAGATGGCGCTTTAATGACatttattcataattttaattaatttataggtACCTAATGCTCAATTTATCatgaatttcttcattttcaaagagtatcCACTAAgccattaaataaataatttcgggCATCTGccattcttttttgttgattttaaatttaagatgtTTTCGTTTGCTAACGGAAAAATCTTAGGATTGATAAAATAGCGGCCGTTTACTAAACACGTTTGAAGTTAGTTGTTATTCTTGAAATATGTCTCTATAACCATAAAATAACTATGGCAACGTgctgtaaccatggcaacGCCATCAAAACACAGAATTCTTTTAGTGCGTTTAGGTTATGTGcggtataaaatttaaaaatcgaaattttcttACCTTAGgtggaattattaaaattttaaacggtGCTAATTTAATGGGCCAACGAAGTTCTTGATCAGTTGATAACTTTTCTAAGCTAGCAGCAAGAATTCTTGATATCCCCAATCCGTAACAACCCATTTGTAATATATTTGGTTTCCCATTGTTGTTTAAATAAGTAGCCTTCATTGGTTTTGAGTATTTATCCCCTAATAGAAAGGTATGTCCCACCTCAATTCcattaaatacatttatttttgtagatccacactttaaacatttatctttatttccaCAAAGCTCCAAATTACCCATATAACCACAATTTCcgcattttattaatttatcttccCCAATATCcgtttgaaaatgaaattcatGGGATAAAATCCCTCCTATATCACCTGATGATCCCAAAACTACcctcaaattaattaattccacaacaaaattttgaaataattacctttaaaaaatt
This region of Onthophagus taurus isolate NC chromosome 3, IU_Otau_3.0, whole genome shotgun sequence genomic DNA includes:
- the LOC111416414 gene encoding probable proline--tRNA ligase, mitochondrial isoform X2, which codes for MLTDNLKIKMNRLSRIFQPINVIPKNVQVKSQDMTSKSQKLMLDLGIIRQANSGCFHYLPLGIRALEKLKNLIDQHMQSIGAQKVACPTLIHTNLWERSGRIQEATPELFQIKDRHDHLYILSPTHEEAITDLLTTVSPLSYKHFPLRLYQITSKYRDEMKPRFGLIRSRQFLMKDLYTFDVDLDAAKETYELICKCYNQIFELVGVEFFKGDIGGILSHEFHFQTDIGEDKLIKCGNCGYMGNLELCGNKDKCLKCGSTKINVFNGIEVGHTFLLGDKYSKPMKATYLNNNGKPNILQMGCYGLGISRILAASLEKLSTDQELRWPIKLAPFKILIIPPKFGSKEEKSSSISIENLSKNLEDIATLKNDVLIDDRVQMTIGRRFLEAKQVGYPFIVVLGQKITENPPLFELNNLIEGKQHFLTENELISYLKQKC
- the LOC111416414 gene encoding probable proline--tRNA ligase, mitochondrial isoform X1 — protein: MLTDNLKIKMNRLSRIFQPINVIPKNVQVKSQDMTSKSQKLMLDLGIIRQANSGCFHYLPLGIRALEKLKNLIDQHMQSIGAQKVACPTLIHTNLWERSGRIQEATPELFQIKDRHDHLYILSPTHEEAITDLLTTVSPLSYKHFPLRLYQITSKYRDEMKPRFGLIRSRQFLMKDLYTFDVDLDAAKETYELICKCYNQIFELVGVEFFKVLGSSGDIGGILSHEFHFQTDIGEDKLIKCGNCGYMGNLELCGNKDKCLKCGSTKINVFNGIEVGHTFLLGDKYSKPMKATYLNNNGKPNILQMGCYGLGISRILAASLEKLSTDQELRWPIKLAPFKILIIPPKFGSKEEKSSSISIENLSKNLEDIATLKNDVLIDDRVQMTIGRRFLEAKQVGYPFIVVLGQKITENPPLFELNNLIEGKQHFLTENELISYLKQKC